The following are encoded in a window of Manihot esculenta cultivar AM560-2 chromosome 8, M.esculenta_v8, whole genome shotgun sequence genomic DNA:
- the LOC110620628 gene encoding protein LAX PANICLE 2 isoform X1: protein MTMVPAQTLSKQKQQQQNLLFHGGYGGCGGGGGFSDSFGVMSRLEGYDYCSSEACLGSDLVPNPPMAEDESRTNSLNEPAGSSSKDNIQEDRDEGWLQLSIGGRTTSHESKHDHHHHQLDQTATRGGLIELDLLPGSTSHQGRPLSSPIFHVPAEFRAPARPLMSIAGGSSYTTTLFFQHQQGSSSTYPHPQDINWAFRPMTHNIAMASSPSPSQSSSSSLMPLGSYFSRPFQVHSGIDVAGPSSDFRVIDPPKRPHSGIWFTLQASQNQAQEPFLPQISKSYLRIKDGKMTVRLIMKYLVNKLRLDSESEQVEITCRGQQLLPFLTLQHVRDNIWSPREGGVTLLPHSSTTDHVMVLHYARTHHHHN from the exons ATGACCATGGTTCCTGCTCAAACCCTTTCAAAACagaaacaacaacaacaaaatctTCTTTTTCACGGCGGTTATGGTGGTTGTGGCGGTGGAGGCGGTTTTTCTGATAGCTTTGGTGTTATGAGTCGATTAGAAGGTTATGACTATTGTAGTAGTGAAGCTTGCTTAGGATCTGATCTAGTGCCTAATCCTCCCATGGCTGAAGATGAATCAAGAACTAACAGTCTTAATGAACCGGCTGGCTCCAGCTCCAAAGATAATATTCAAGAAGACAGAGATGAAGGGTGGCTCCAATTGAGTATAGGTGGTCGCACAACAAGCCATGAAAGCAAGCatgatcatcatcatcatcaactGGATCAAACGGCTACGAGAGGAGGATTGATCGAGCTTGATCTATTACCAGGTAGCACCTCGCATCAAGGAAGGCCATTGAGCTCCCCTATTTTCCATGTTCCTGCTGAGTTTAGAGCTCCTGCGAGGCCACTGATGAGTATTGCAGGAGGCAGTAGCTATACCACTACTTTATTCTTTCAACACCAACAAGGAAGCAGCTCCACGTATCCTCACCCCCAAGATATTAACTGGGCATTTAGGCCTATGACTCATAATATAGCGAtggcttcttctccttctccttctcaatcttcttcttcttctctgatgCCACTGGGGTCCTATTTTTCGCGTCCCTTTCAAGTCCATAGTGGAATAGATGTTGCTGGACCAAGCTCAGACTTTAGAGTCATTGATCCTCCAAAGAGACCCCATTCTGGGATTTGGTTTACACTACAAGCGTCTCAAAACCA AGCCCAAGAACCGTTCTTGCCTCAAATATCCAAGAGCTACCTGAGAATCAA AGATGGGAAGATGACAGTTCGTTTAATAATGAAGTATCTGGTTAACAAGCTGAGACTGGACAGCGAATCAGAG caGGTAGAGATAACATGTAGAGGGCAACAGCTGCTACCTTTCTTGACATTGCAGCATGTAAGAGATAACATATGGAGCCCAAGAGAAGGAGGAGTCACTTTGCTTCCACATTCCTCAACCACTGATCATGTCATGGTGCTGCACTATGCTAGgactcatcatcatcataactga
- the LOC110620628 gene encoding protein LAX PANICLE 2 isoform X2: MTMVPAQTLSKQKQQQQNLLFHGGYGGCGGGGGFSDSFGVMSRLEGYDYCSSEACLGSDLVPNPPMAEDESRTNSLNEPAGSSSKDNIQEDRDEGWLQLSIGGRTTSHESKHDHHHHQLDQTATRGGLIELDLLPGSTSHQGRPLSSPIFHVPAEFRAPARPLMSIAGGSSYTTTLFFQHQQGSSSTYPHPQDINWAFRPMTHNIAMASSPSPSQSSSSSLMPLGSYFSRPFQVHSGIDVAGPSSDFRVIDPPKRPHSGIWFTLQASQNQAQEPFLPQISKSYLRIKDGKMTVRLIMKYLVNKLRLDSESEVEITCRGQQLLPFLTLQHVRDNIWSPREGGVTLLPHSSTTDHVMVLHYARTHHHHN; this comes from the exons ATGACCATGGTTCCTGCTCAAACCCTTTCAAAACagaaacaacaacaacaaaatctTCTTTTTCACGGCGGTTATGGTGGTTGTGGCGGTGGAGGCGGTTTTTCTGATAGCTTTGGTGTTATGAGTCGATTAGAAGGTTATGACTATTGTAGTAGTGAAGCTTGCTTAGGATCTGATCTAGTGCCTAATCCTCCCATGGCTGAAGATGAATCAAGAACTAACAGTCTTAATGAACCGGCTGGCTCCAGCTCCAAAGATAATATTCAAGAAGACAGAGATGAAGGGTGGCTCCAATTGAGTATAGGTGGTCGCACAACAAGCCATGAAAGCAAGCatgatcatcatcatcatcaactGGATCAAACGGCTACGAGAGGAGGATTGATCGAGCTTGATCTATTACCAGGTAGCACCTCGCATCAAGGAAGGCCATTGAGCTCCCCTATTTTCCATGTTCCTGCTGAGTTTAGAGCTCCTGCGAGGCCACTGATGAGTATTGCAGGAGGCAGTAGCTATACCACTACTTTATTCTTTCAACACCAACAAGGAAGCAGCTCCACGTATCCTCACCCCCAAGATATTAACTGGGCATTTAGGCCTATGACTCATAATATAGCGAtggcttcttctccttctccttctcaatcttcttcttcttctctgatgCCACTGGGGTCCTATTTTTCGCGTCCCTTTCAAGTCCATAGTGGAATAGATGTTGCTGGACCAAGCTCAGACTTTAGAGTCATTGATCCTCCAAAGAGACCCCATTCTGGGATTTGGTTTACACTACAAGCGTCTCAAAACCA AGCCCAAGAACCGTTCTTGCCTCAAATATCCAAGAGCTACCTGAGAATCAA AGATGGGAAGATGACAGTTCGTTTAATAATGAAGTATCTGGTTAACAAGCTGAGACTGGACAGCGAATCAGAG GTAGAGATAACATGTAGAGGGCAACAGCTGCTACCTTTCTTGACATTGCAGCATGTAAGAGATAACATATGGAGCCCAAGAGAAGGAGGAGTCACTTTGCTTCCACATTCCTCAACCACTGATCATGTCATGGTGCTGCACTATGCTAGgactcatcatcatcataactga